In Streptomyces alboniger, the following are encoded in one genomic region:
- a CDS encoding TetR/AcrR family transcriptional regulator, which yields MGAVTTADRAPKQDRSRATRLRLLEAAVSCLAEHGWAGSTVSVVAERAGVSRGAAQHHFPTREDLFTAAVEYVAEQRSTALRALPAQDRASVVAALVDLYTGPLFRAALHLWVAASNEPQLGSRVTELESRVGRETHRIAVELLDADESRPGVRETIQGLLDMARGLGLANLLTDDGARRERVVAQWTVLVEGALRSSPSAV from the coding sequence ATGGGTGCTGTGACCACCGCCGACCGGGCGCCCAAGCAGGACCGCAGCCGCGCGACACGGCTGCGGCTCCTGGAGGCCGCGGTGTCCTGCCTCGCCGAGCACGGCTGGGCGGGCTCGACGGTCTCGGTGGTCGCCGAGCGGGCGGGCGTCTCGCGGGGCGCGGCGCAGCACCACTTCCCGACCCGGGAGGACCTGTTCACCGCCGCCGTCGAGTACGTCGCCGAACAGCGCTCCACGGCCCTGCGCGCCCTGCCCGCACAGGACCGTGCCTCGGTGGTCGCCGCCCTGGTCGACCTCTACACCGGCCCGCTCTTCCGCGCGGCGCTCCATCTGTGGGTGGCCGCGTCCAACGAGCCGCAGCTGGGCTCGCGCGTCACGGAACTGGAATCCCGCGTCGGCCGCGAGACGCACCGCATCGCGGTGGAACTCCTCGACGCCGACGAGTCCCGCCCCGGCGTCCGCGAGACCATCCAGGGCCTCCTGGACATGGCGCGGGGCCTGGGCCTCGCGAACCTGCTGACGGACGACGGGGCGCGACGGGAGCGGGTGGTGGCGCAGTGGACGGTGCTGGTGGAGGGGGCTCTGAGATCCAGCCCCTCCGCCGTTTGA